Proteins from one Streptomyces caniferus genomic window:
- a CDS encoding non-ribosomal peptide synthetase produces MTIRTPHTPDTRKEGPVPTEGTSQGGHTPSGDRPAPAPAAERPAAAAGPAALVARHAARTPQALAVADGDTTLTYAQLVSSARALAAHLRAHGVRRGDSVALLMPRSARTVVAQLALWWAGAVCVPLDPAHPRSRSEALAADAGATLTVGDAKLLESAALSGATLALPGEPLVDGEDLPGAELAPDDAAFIMFTSGSTGRPKGVAIPHRAIAELVSDPAYLTLTSRDRVLFHSPMTFDASTFEVWGALANGAAVVVCTAERPSFEDLARHVERHGVTVAFFTTALFHQLAARRSRIFSLLRTVVVGGEALSAHHAREVLHAFPWLELVNGYGPTEATTFTTAHRVTAGDCDGQVPIGRPVAGATVHLLDEAGRPVPDGEHGELWIGGSRLAHGYTGQPQLTAERFRDHPGLGRLYRSGDLVSRRPDGTLDFHGRTDDQVKVRGFRIEPAEIEHALREQPEVADAAVAVHRPSPDDARLAAFLVASPGPVPRPETVRDRLAAVLPAHLVPDDVRMVDALPLTASGKVDRRALTDLLTTDGPDAPAGPLGPLEQAVAEVWGRSLGREVTRPDADFLALGGHSLLALAVTDDLREELGVELTLADFFAAPTVAGHAALVERALLAAHSDLHPGAPEDTDGH; encoded by the coding sequence ATGACCATCCGCACCCCGCACACCCCCGACACCCGGAAGGAAGGCCCCGTGCCCACCGAAGGCACCTCGCAGGGCGGGCACACCCCGTCCGGTGACCGTCCCGCGCCCGCCCCGGCGGCCGAACGGCCCGCGGCCGCGGCCGGACCGGCGGCCCTGGTGGCCCGGCATGCCGCACGGACCCCGCAGGCCCTGGCCGTGGCGGACGGCGACACCACGCTCACCTACGCCCAGCTCGTCTCCTCGGCCCGTGCGCTCGCCGCTCACCTGCGCGCACACGGCGTGCGCCGGGGCGACTCGGTGGCGCTGCTGATGCCGCGCTCCGCACGCACGGTCGTCGCCCAGCTCGCGCTGTGGTGGGCGGGCGCCGTGTGCGTACCGCTCGACCCGGCACATCCGCGTTCGCGTTCCGAGGCACTGGCCGCCGACGCGGGCGCGACGCTGACCGTCGGGGACGCCAAACTCCTCGAATCCGCGGCCCTCTCCGGCGCCACGCTCGCGCTGCCCGGTGAGCCGCTGGTGGACGGCGAGGACCTCCCCGGCGCCGAACTCGCGCCGGACGACGCGGCGTTCATCATGTTCACCTCGGGATCGACCGGCCGGCCCAAGGGCGTCGCGATCCCGCACCGCGCGATCGCCGAGCTGGTCTCCGACCCGGCGTACCTCACCCTCACCTCCCGCGACCGGGTGCTCTTCCACTCGCCGATGACCTTCGACGCCTCGACCTTCGAGGTGTGGGGAGCCCTCGCCAACGGAGCCGCCGTAGTGGTGTGCACCGCCGAACGGCCCTCGTTCGAGGACCTGGCCCGGCACGTGGAACGCCACGGCGTCACCGTCGCCTTCTTCACCACCGCGCTCTTCCACCAACTCGCCGCCCGCCGCTCCCGGATCTTCTCGCTGCTGCGCACGGTGGTCGTGGGCGGCGAGGCGCTGTCCGCGCACCATGCCCGCGAGGTGCTCCACGCCTTCCCCTGGCTGGAACTGGTCAACGGCTACGGGCCGACGGAGGCGACGACCTTCACCACGGCGCACCGCGTCACCGCCGGCGACTGCGACGGCCAGGTACCCATCGGCCGGCCGGTCGCCGGGGCGACCGTGCACCTGCTGGACGAGGCCGGCCGGCCGGTCCCGGACGGGGAGCACGGCGAACTGTGGATCGGCGGCAGCCGGCTGGCGCACGGCTACACCGGGCAGCCGCAGCTGACCGCCGAGCGCTTCCGCGACCACCCCGGTCTGGGGCGTCTCTACCGCTCCGGCGACCTCGTCTCCCGGCGTCCGGACGGCACCCTCGACTTCCACGGGCGGACGGACGACCAGGTGAAGGTCCGTGGCTTCCGGATCGAACCGGCGGAGATCGAACACGCCCTGCGCGAGCAGCCCGAGGTGGCGGACGCGGCCGTCGCCGTGCACCGCCCCTCCCCCGACGACGCCCGCCTGGCCGCCTTCCTCGTGGCCTCGCCCGGTCCGGTGCCCCGCCCCGAGACCGTGCGGGACCGGCTCGCCGCCGTCCTGCCCGCCCATCTGGTCCCCGACGACGTGCGGATGGTCGACGCGCTGCCGCTCACCGCCTCGGGGAAGGTCGACCGCCGCGCGCTGACCGATCTGCTCACCACGGACGGACCCGACGCACCGGCCGGACCGCTCGGTCCACTGGAGCAGGCCGTCGCCGAGGTCTGGGGCCGGTCGTTGGGCCGCGAGGTCACCCGCCCGGATGCCGACTTCCTCGCGCTGGGCGGTCACTCGCTGCTCGCGCTCGCGGTCACCGACGACCTGCGCGAGGAGCTCGGCGTCGAGCTGACGCTCGCCGACTTCTTCGCCGCCCCCACGGTGGCGGGGCACGCCGCGCTGGTCGAGCGCGCGCTCCTCGCCGCGCACAGCGATCTGCACCCCGGCGCCCCGGAGGACACCGATGGCCACTGA